One stretch of Rhodoferax lithotrophicus DNA includes these proteins:
- the secG gene encoding preprotein translocase subunit SecG, giving the protein MNVMLTILLAVQMISAVAMVGLILVQHGKGADMGAAFGSGGSGSLFGASGSANFLSRTTAVLASVFFVSTLALAYFGTPRTATPSGSVLENAALTAPASVVSAPVIPASGAGQIPVK; this is encoded by the coding sequence ATGAATGTAATGTTGACAATTTTGTTGGCTGTGCAAATGATTTCGGCGGTGGCTATGGTCGGTTTGATTTTGGTTCAGCATGGTAAGGGTGCGGACATGGGGGCGGCCTTTGGCAGCGGTGGTTCCGGCAGCTTGTTTGGTGCCAGTGGCAGTGCCAATTTCTTGTCGCGCACCACCGCAGTTCTGGCTTCGGTGTTTTTTGTCAGTACGCTGGCGTTGGCTTATTTTGGAACACCTCGCACTGCCACGCCTTCCGGCAGTGTGCTTGAAAACGCAGCATTAACAGCGCCTGCTTCAGTGGTGTCGGCACCTGTCATTCCCGCGTCAGGTGCTGGGCAAATCCCTGTCAAATAA
- a CDS encoding NAD(P)H-quinone oxidoreductase, producing the protein MKFVEFTHFGSPDVLHLADRVAPVAGAGEVLIHVHASGINRPDVLQRKGWYPAPSGASDILGLEVAGVIESGDEQALLQAGLQLGDRVCALVAGGGYAQWCVAPIAQCLPVPEGLSDVQAASLPETLFTVWSNLMDRGRLAAGETVLIQGGTSGIGVMAIQLAKVMGARVLATAGSDEKCVACVALGADAAINYKTHDFQTEVARLTDGQGVDVILDMVAGSYVAKEVQSLREDGRLVIIAVQGGVQSEFDAGLLLRRRLTVTGSTLRPRSVEFKAAIAQACFSLVWPHLVSGQIKPVIHSVFAAEEASKAHALMESNQHVGKIVLTWEST; encoded by the coding sequence ATGAAGTTTGTTGAGTTCACTCATTTTGGTAGCCCGGATGTGTTACATCTGGCGGATCGCGTAGCACCTGTCGCTGGCGCAGGCGAGGTGCTCATTCACGTGCATGCCAGTGGCATCAATCGACCAGATGTGTTGCAACGCAAAGGTTGGTATCCAGCTCCTTCGGGGGCTTCTGATATCCTGGGCTTGGAGGTGGCTGGAGTCATCGAAAGCGGCGATGAGCAAGCACTGCTTCAGGCTGGGTTGCAGTTGGGTGACCGGGTATGTGCATTGGTTGCCGGTGGTGGCTACGCCCAATGGTGCGTGGCTCCCATTGCGCAATGTTTGCCTGTGCCTGAGGGGCTCTCGGATGTGCAGGCGGCAAGTTTGCCTGAGACTCTTTTTACCGTATGGAGCAATTTGATGGATCGCGGCCGCTTGGCGGCTGGTGAAACCGTTTTGATTCAGGGTGGTACCAGTGGTATCGGGGTGATGGCCATTCAACTGGCCAAAGTCATGGGTGCTCGGGTGCTGGCGACAGCTGGCAGTGATGAAAAATGTGTGGCTTGCGTGGCTCTGGGTGCGGATGCGGCCATCAACTACAAAACCCACGATTTCCAGACGGAGGTCGCCAGACTGACTGATGGGCAGGGTGTTGATGTGATTTTGGATATGGTGGCTGGTAGCTATGTGGCCAAGGAAGTGCAGAGTTTGCGTGAGGATGGTCGCTTGGTCATCATTGCGGTGCAAGGTGGTGTTCAAAGTGAATTTGATGCTGGATTGTTACTGCGCCGCCGCCTGACGGTGACAGGTTCTACGTTGCGACCGCGATCCGTAGAATTCAAAGCAGCTATTGCTCAGGCGTGTTTCAGTTTGGTTTGGCCGCATTTGGTATCTGGTCAAATTAAACCCGTGATACACAGCGTATTTGCTGCCGAAGAGGCAAGCAAAGCACATGCCTTGATGGAATCCAACCAACATGTTGGAAAAATTGTTTTGACTTGGGAATCTACATGA
- the pnp gene encoding polyribonucleotide nucleotidyltransferase, producing MTMFNKVSKTFQWGQHTVTMETGEIARQSSGAVMLDMDGTVVLATVVAKTEGKAGQDFFPLTVDYLEKSYAAGKIPGSFFKREGRPSEYETLTSRLIDRPIRPLFPEGFYNEVHVVVHTLSLNPEVDADIAAMIAVSAALSVSGVPFSGPIGAARVGYINGEYVLNPGQTQRKSSQMELVVAGTEAAVLMVESEADQLSEEVMLGAVVFGHQQGAIAIHAIHELVRDAGKPVWDWQAPARDETLIAQVGALANDKLAAAYQIRNKQARTQACRVAYADVMAGLKEQGVVFDSVKVESLLFDIEARLVRGQILAGEPRIDGRDTRTVRAIEIRNGVLPRTHGSALFTRGETQALVVTTLGTERDAQRIDALGGDYEDRFMLHYNMPPFATGETGRVGTPKRREIGHGRLAKRALVAVLPNKEDFPYTMRVVSEVTESNGSSSMASVCGGCLSLMDAGVPLKAHVAGIAMGLIKEDNRFAVLTDILGDEDHLGDMDFKVAGTTNGITALQMDIKIQGITKEIMQVALAQAKEARMHILGKMTEAMAEAKTEVSNFAPRLFTMKINPEKIRDVIGKGGAVIRALTEETGTQINIDEDGTITIASADPAKAEEAKRRIEAITAEVEIGKVYEGPVTKILDFGALINLLPGKDGLLHISQIAHERVEKVTDYLKEGQIVKVKVMETDEKGRIKLSMKALLERPVQENRG from the coding sequence ATGACAATGTTCAATAAAGTTAGTAAAACCTTCCAATGGGGTCAACACACAGTGACCATGGAAACGGGGGAAATTGCCCGCCAATCCAGCGGTGCTGTGATGCTGGATATGGATGGCACTGTGGTGCTGGCTACAGTGGTGGCCAAAACAGAAGGTAAGGCAGGCCAGGATTTCTTTCCTCTGACGGTTGATTACCTCGAAAAATCTTACGCAGCGGGCAAGATTCCAGGCAGTTTTTTCAAGCGTGAAGGCCGCCCAAGCGAATACGAAACCCTGACCAGTCGCTTGATTGATCGTCCGATTCGTCCGTTGTTCCCTGAAGGTTTTTACAACGAAGTGCACGTGGTGGTGCACACCTTATCGCTCAATCCTGAAGTGGATGCCGACATTGCCGCCATGATTGCAGTGAGCGCTGCTTTGTCAGTCAGCGGTGTGCCGTTCAGCGGCCCTATTGGTGCAGCCCGTGTGGGTTACATCAATGGGGAGTACGTGCTCAACCCTGGTCAAACCCAACGCAAATCCAGTCAGATGGAGTTGGTGGTTGCTGGCACTGAGGCTGCCGTGTTGATGGTGGAGTCTGAGGCTGATCAATTGTCTGAAGAAGTGATGCTTGGCGCGGTTGTGTTTGGTCACCAGCAAGGTGCCATTGCCATCCATGCGATCCATGAACTGGTTCGTGATGCTGGTAAACCTGTTTGGGACTGGCAAGCACCTGCTCGTGATGAGACTTTGATCGCCCAAGTGGGTGCGTTGGCTAATGACAAGCTGGCGGCTGCTTACCAAATTCGTAACAAGCAAGCTCGTACGCAAGCTTGTCGCGTCGCCTATGCAGATGTGATGGCTGGTCTGAAAGAGCAAGGCGTGGTGTTTGATTCTGTCAAAGTGGAAAGCCTGCTGTTCGACATTGAAGCACGCTTGGTGCGCGGCCAGATTTTGGCTGGTGAGCCACGCATTGATGGGCGCGATACCCGCACCGTGCGTGCCATTGAAATCCGCAACGGCGTGCTGCCACGTACGCATGGCTCTGCCTTGTTCACGCGCGGTGAAACACAGGCGTTGGTGGTCACGACTTTAGGTACGGAGCGTGATGCCCAGCGCATTGATGCACTGGGTGGTGATTATGAAGATCGTTTCATGCTGCACTACAACATGCCTCCTTTTGCTACGGGTGAAACCGGTCGCGTGGGTACACCCAAGCGTCGCGAAATTGGTCATGGCCGTTTGGCTAAGCGTGCCTTGGTGGCGGTATTGCCGAACAAGGAGGATTTCCCTTACACCATGCGTGTGGTCTCCGAGGTGACGGAATCCAATGGTTCGTCCTCCATGGCATCTGTGTGTGGTGGTTGCTTGAGTTTGATGGATGCGGGTGTGCCTTTGAAGGCTCATGTGGCGGGTATTGCCATGGGTTTGATCAAGGAAGATAACCGCTTTGCCGTGTTGACCGATATTTTGGGTGATGAAGATCACCTTGGTGACATGGACTTCAAAGTGGCCGGTACCACCAATGGCATCACGGCCTTGCAGATGGACATCAAAATTCAGGGCATCACCAAAGAAATCATGCAAGTGGCGCTGGCACAAGCCAAAGAAGCCCGCATGCACATTCTGGGCAAGATGACCGAGGCCATGGCTGAAGCCAAGACCGAAGTGTCCAACTTTGCACCGCGTCTGTTCACCATGAAGATCAACCCCGAGAAGATCCGTGACGTGATTGGCAAGGGCGGGGCCGTTATTCGTGCACTGACCGAAGAAACCGGTACTCAGATCAATATTGACGAAGATGGCACGATCACCATCGCCTCCGCTGATCCAGCCAAGGCTGAAGAAGCCAAACGTCGCATTGAAGCCATCACCGCTGAAGTTGAAATTGGCAAGGTGTATGAAGGCCCGGTCACCAAAATTCTGGACTTTGGTGCGTTGATCAACTTGCTGCCTGGCAAAGATGGCTTGCTGCACATCAGTCAGATCGCCCATGAGCGTGTTGAGAAAGTCACCGACTACCTGAAAGAAGGTCAGATCGTGAAGGTCAAAGTCATGGAGACCGATGAAAAAGGTCGTATCAAACTGTCCATGAAAGCCTTGCTTGAGCGCCCGGTACAAGAAAACCGCGGTTGA
- the tpiA gene encoding triose-phosphate isomerase has product MKKKLIAGNWKMNGSLAANELLLKGLLAGIGQPPCSVAVCVPAIYLAQCQALLAGSVIELGAQDISSHESGAYTGEIAPAMLKEFGLRYVIVGHSERRQYHGETDEVVAVKAQQALGCGITPIVCVGETLKEREAGKTEEVVKRQLAAVIHANGHCISEVVVAYEPVWAIGTGLSATAEQAQQVHAVLRAQLKAASPNADRIKLLYGGSMNAANAASLLAQPDINGGLIGGASLKTQDFLTIIAAAV; this is encoded by the coding sequence ATGAAAAAGAAGCTGATTGCTGGCAACTGGAAGATGAATGGTAGTTTGGCTGCCAACGAACTACTGCTGAAGGGCTTGTTGGCCGGTATAGGACAGCCTCCATGCAGTGTGGCAGTGTGTGTGCCTGCTATCTATTTGGCGCAATGCCAAGCTTTGCTTGCGGGCAGTGTCATTGAGCTTGGAGCTCAAGACATTTCCAGTCATGAGAGCGGCGCGTACACCGGTGAAATTGCCCCAGCCATGCTCAAAGAGTTTGGTTTGCGCTACGTCATCGTGGGTCATTCTGAGCGTCGCCAATATCACGGAGAGACTGATGAGGTTGTGGCAGTCAAGGCGCAACAGGCATTAGGTTGTGGCATTACACCTATTGTGTGTGTTGGTGAAACTTTAAAAGAACGTGAAGCTGGCAAAACTGAAGAGGTTGTCAAACGGCAATTGGCTGCAGTGATTCATGCCAATGGTCATTGCATCAGTGAAGTCGTTGTTGCGTACGAGCCAGTATGGGCCATTGGTACTGGCCTGTCGGCCACAGCGGAGCAAGCGCAACAAGTGCATGCCGTTCTGCGTGCTCAACTTAAGGCCGCATCTCCCAATGCAGATCGGATCAAACTGCTCTATGGTGGCAGCATGAATGCGGCGAATGCGGCCAGTTTGCTGGCTCAACCTGACATCAATGGTGGATTGATTGGTGGTGCCTCACTTAAAACACAAGATTTCTTAACCATTATTGCTGCAGCCGTTTGA
- a CDS encoding NuoB/complex I 20 kDa subunit family protein, whose product MIEGVFKEGFVTTSYDAVVNWAKTGSVWPMTFGLACCAVEMMHAAAARYDISRFGAEVFRPSPRQSDLIIVAGTLTNKMAPAFRKVYDQMAEPRWVISMGSCANGGGYYHYSYSVVRGCDRIVPVDVYVPGCPPTAEALIYGILQLQRKIRRTQTIART is encoded by the coding sequence ATGATTGAAGGTGTTTTCAAAGAAGGGTTTGTCACCACAAGTTACGACGCAGTGGTGAACTGGGCTAAGACGGGCTCGGTTTGGCCCATGACATTTGGTTTGGCATGCTGCGCGGTAGAAATGATGCATGCTGCGGCAGCTCGGTATGACATCAGTCGCTTTGGCGCTGAGGTGTTTCGTCCGAGTCCACGTCAGTCTGACCTGATCATTGTGGCGGGCACGTTGACCAACAAAATGGCACCCGCTTTTCGGAAGGTTTATGACCAGATGGCTGAGCCACGCTGGGTCATCAGCATGGGTTCTTGTGCCAATGGAGGTGGTTATTACCACTACAGCTATTCAGTGGTCAGGGGTTGTGACCGGATCGTGCCGGTGGATGTCTATGTGCCAGGTTGCCCGCCTACGGCTGAAGCATTGATCTACGGAATTTTGCAATTGCAGCGAAAAATTCGTCGCACACAAACGATCGCACGGACGTAA
- a CDS encoding NADH-quinone oxidoreductase subunit D, whose product MADIKNYTLNFGPQHPAAHGVLRLVLELDGEVIQRADPHIGLLHRATEKLAENKTYIQALPYMDRLDYMSMMCNEQAYCMALEKMLGLEVPLRAQYIRVMFAEITRLLNHLLWVGAHAIDCGAMTVMLFAFREREDLLDAYEAVSGARMHAAYFRPGGVYRDLPDTMPKHQANKIRSAKSTAALNRNREGSLLDFLDDFTQRFPTYLGEYHTLLTDNRIWKQRTVGIGVVTPERALNLGFTGPMLRGSGIAWDLRKKQPYEVYDRLDFDIPVGKTGDTYDRYLVRMEEMKQSNRIIKQCVDWLKVNPGPVITDNHKIAPPDRESMKTNMEDLIHHFKLFTEGFPVPEGEAYVGIEHPKGEFGIYLISDGANKPYRLKIRPPAFVHLAALDEMGRGHMIADAVAIIGTMDIVFGEVDR is encoded by the coding sequence ATGGCTGATATCAAGAACTACACCCTGAATTTTGGACCGCAGCACCCTGCTGCACACGGCGTGTTGCGCCTTGTGTTGGAGCTCGATGGCGAGGTGATCCAGCGCGCTGATCCGCACATTGGTTTGTTGCACCGTGCCACTGAAAAGTTGGCTGAAAACAAAACCTATATCCAAGCCCTTCCGTATATGGATCGGCTGGATTACATGTCCATGATGTGTAATGAGCAAGCTTATTGCATGGCTCTGGAGAAAATGCTGGGGCTCGAAGTGCCCTTGCGTGCGCAGTACATCCGGGTCATGTTTGCAGAGATTACACGCCTGCTAAACCATTTGTTGTGGGTTGGGGCTCACGCCATTGACTGCGGTGCGATGACTGTGATGCTGTTTGCATTTCGTGAGCGTGAGGATCTGTTGGATGCATATGAGGCTGTAAGTGGTGCGCGTATGCATGCGGCCTACTTCCGCCCAGGTGGTGTCTACAGGGATTTGCCTGATACCATGCCTAAACATCAGGCCAACAAAATTCGCAGTGCCAAGTCAACAGCAGCTTTAAATCGCAATCGCGAAGGCAGTTTGCTCGATTTTCTGGATGATTTCACACAACGTTTTCCAACGTATTTGGGCGAATACCACACACTGTTGACTGATAACCGTATCTGGAAGCAACGCACCGTCGGCATTGGTGTGGTGACACCTGAGCGGGCATTGAATCTTGGTTTTACCGGGCCGATGTTGCGCGGCTCAGGCATTGCTTGGGATTTGCGTAAAAAGCAACCCTATGAGGTTTATGACCGGCTTGATTTTGACATTCCAGTGGGTAAGACCGGTGACACCTATGATCGGTATCTGGTTCGCATGGAAGAGATGAAGCAATCCAACCGAATCATCAAGCAATGTGTAGATTGGCTAAAAGTCAATCCAGGCCCAGTGATCACGGACAACCACAAAATCGCGCCGCCAGATCGTGAGTCCATGAAAACCAACATGGAAGATCTGATCCATCATTTCAAGTTGTTCACCGAAGGTTTCCCTGTGCCAGAAGGGGAAGCTTATGTCGGTATTGAACATCCAAAAGGCGAGTTTGGTATTTACCTGATCAGCGATGGTGCCAACAAGCCTTATCGACTCAAAATCAGACCGCCAGCATTTGTCCATTTGGCCGCGCTGGATGAAATGGGACGCGGACACATGATTGCGGATGCGGTTGCGATTATTGGCACCATGGACATTGTGTTTGGGGAAGTTGACCGATGA
- a CDS encoding NADH-quinone oxidoreductase subunit C — protein sequence MTSYAVNPLTLKANVEAALQGLIQGSVLALDELTVVVDAANYYQAAKILRDDAACCFEQMIDLCGVDYSTYKNQAQTGLRYCVVLHLLSVSLNQRVRLKAFVPDDLAPVMPSVCDLWSSSNWFEREAFDLFGIVFEGHNDLRRILTDYGFIGHPFRKDFPISGHVEMRYDAEQKRVVYQPVTIVPREITPRIIREENYGGLAN from the coding sequence ATGACTTCTTATGCTGTAAATCCGCTGACTCTCAAGGCCAATGTTGAGGCGGCCCTGCAGGGCTTGATCCAAGGTAGTGTGCTGGCCCTGGATGAACTGACCGTGGTAGTTGATGCTGCCAACTATTACCAAGCTGCCAAAATTTTGCGTGATGATGCAGCTTGCTGCTTCGAGCAAATGATTGATTTGTGCGGGGTGGACTACTCTACCTACAAAAATCAAGCGCAGACGGGATTGCGCTACTGTGTGGTTTTGCATTTGTTGTCTGTGAGCCTGAATCAGCGTGTCCGACTGAAAGCGTTTGTGCCTGATGATCTGGCTCCGGTGATGCCCTCCGTGTGTGATTTGTGGAGCAGTTCCAACTGGTTTGAGCGTGAGGCTTTTGACTTGTTTGGCATCGTGTTTGAGGGGCATAACGACTTGCGTCGAATCTTGACGGACTATGGTTTTATTGGTCACCCCTTCCGTAAGGATTTTCCGATCAGTGGTCATGTCGAAATGCGGTATGACGCAGAGCAAAAACGTGTGGTGTATCAGCCAGTGACGATTGTTCCTCGAGAAATCACACCCCGCATCATCCGTGAAGAAAACTACGGAGGCCTTGCTAACTAG
- the nuoE gene encoding NADH-quinone oxidoreductase subunit NuoE: MISEESKVRFAKEVAKYPPDQKQSAVMACLTIVQQELGYVSPESEQYVADYLGMAPMAVHEVTSFYNMYNQKPVGKYKINVCTNLPCQLRDGGKALAHLKAKLGIDENQTTSDGFFTLQQCECLGACADSPVLLVNDATMCSFMTNDKLDQMIDGLRSAEVKS; this comes from the coding sequence ATGATTTCTGAAGAATCCAAAGTGCGCTTCGCCAAAGAAGTTGCAAAATACCCGCCAGATCAGAAGCAGTCGGCGGTGATGGCTTGTTTGACCATTGTTCAACAAGAGTTGGGCTATGTGAGCCCTGAGAGTGAACAGTATGTGGCTGACTATCTGGGCATGGCCCCCATGGCAGTGCATGAGGTCACCAGTTTTTACAACATGTACAACCAAAAGCCTGTTGGCAAGTACAAGATTAACGTGTGCACCAATTTGCCTTGTCAGTTGCGTGATGGTGGCAAGGCCTTGGCACATTTAAAGGCCAAATTGGGCATTGATGAAAATCAGACCACGTCGGATGGCTTTTTCACTTTGCAGCAGTGCGAATGTTTGGGTGCTTGTGCTGACTCACCTGTTTTATTGGTCAATGATGCCACCATGTGCAGCTTTATGACGAACGACAAGCTTGATCAAATGATTGACGGTTTACGCTCGGCTGAGGTGAAGTCATGA
- the nuoF gene encoding NADH-quinone oxidoreductase subunit NuoF, producing MNANQFLSQFRASGIETCLHNRHISPQIYADLNGSNWHLKDYESRGGYQALRKVLGLDGGEGLTQDQVIATVKESALRGRGGAGFPTGLKWSFMPRKFPGDKYLVCNSDEGEPGTCKDREIMQFNPHIVIEGMIIAAYAMGIAVGYNYIHGEIFQTYQRFEEALEEARAAGLLGNNILGSGFNFQLHAAHGFGAYICGEETGLLESLEGKKGQPRFKPPFPASFGLYGKPTTINNTETFAAVPWIIRNGGQAYLECGKPNNGGTKIYSVSGDVELPGNYEVPMGTPFAKLLELAGGVRKGRQMKAVIPGGSSSPVLPAAVMMDCTMDYDSIAKAGSMLGSGAVIVLDDSRCMVKSLQRLSYFYMHESCGQCTPCREGTGWLSRIVDRIETGHGLAADLELLNSVAENIQGRTICALGDAAAMPVRAMLKHFMPEFEYHVAHKTCMVPAYV from the coding sequence ATGAACGCAAACCAATTTTTGTCTCAATTCAGAGCCAGTGGCATTGAAACATGCTTGCATAACAGGCACATCAGTCCACAAATTTATGCCGATTTGAATGGTAGCAACTGGCACTTAAAAGACTACGAATCGCGTGGGGGTTATCAGGCCTTACGCAAGGTGCTTGGCTTGGATGGTGGCGAGGGATTGACGCAAGATCAAGTGATAGCGACGGTCAAGGAATCTGCCTTGCGCGGTCGTGGTGGTGCGGGTTTCCCTACAGGGTTGAAGTGGAGCTTCATGCCACGCAAGTTCCCTGGTGACAAATACCTAGTGTGCAACTCCGACGAAGGTGAACCTGGCACTTGCAAAGATCGTGAAATCATGCAGTTCAATCCGCATATTGTGATTGAAGGAATGATCATCGCTGCGTATGCCATGGGTATTGCTGTGGGCTATAACTACATTCATGGTGAGATTTTTCAAACCTATCAGCGTTTTGAGGAAGCTCTCGAAGAGGCACGTGCGGCAGGTTTGTTGGGTAATAATATTTTGGGCAGTGGCTTCAATTTTCAACTTCATGCGGCGCATGGTTTTGGGGCCTATATTTGCGGCGAAGAGACTGGTTTACTTGAATCTTTGGAAGGCAAAAAAGGCCAGCCCCGATTCAAACCACCGTTTCCTGCAAGTTTTGGCCTGTATGGTAAGCCCACAACCATCAACAATACGGAAACCTTTGCCGCTGTTCCCTGGATCATTCGCAACGGTGGCCAAGCGTATTTAGAGTGTGGCAAGCCGAACAATGGCGGCACCAAGATTTATTCGGTGAGTGGCGACGTAGAGCTGCCTGGCAACTATGAAGTTCCGATGGGAACACCGTTTGCGAAACTATTGGAACTCGCGGGTGGCGTTCGCAAAGGTCGACAAATGAAGGCAGTGATTCCAGGAGGATCATCATCCCCGGTCTTGCCTGCTGCCGTCATGATGGATTGCACCATGGACTACGACTCCATTGCCAAAGCTGGTTCTATGCTGGGCTCTGGTGCAGTCATTGTGTTGGATGACTCTCGCTGCATGGTCAAGAGTTTGCAACGACTGAGTTACTTTTACATGCACGAGTCCTGTGGGCAGTGCACTCCATGCCGTGAAGGTACCGGTTGGCTTTCACGCATTGTGGATCGGATTGAAACCGGCCATGGTCTAGCTGCAGATTTGGAGCTGTTGAACTCGGTCGCTGAAAACATTCAAGGGCGGACTATTTGTGCGCTCGGGGATGCTGCGGCGATGCCCGTGCGTGCCATGCTCAAGCATTTCATGCCTGAATTTGAATACCATGTGGCTCACAAGACCTGCATGGTTCCTGCTTACGTTTGA
- a CDS encoding NADH-quinone oxidoreductase subunit A — MNLDQYLPVMIFLLIGIAVGVLPQVIGYILGPNRPDSAKNSPYECGFEAFGDARMKFDVRYYLIAILFILFDLETALLFPWAMTLKELGLFGFFIGLEIVTILTIGFVYMWIKGALDWE, encoded by the coding sequence ATGAATCTTGATCAATATTTACCTGTCATGATCTTTCTTTTGATAGGTATTGCAGTAGGTGTCCTGCCTCAGGTTATTGGCTACATTTTGGGCCCCAATCGTCCTGATTCTGCAAAGAACTCCCCTTATGAGTGTGGTTTTGAGGCGTTTGGTGATGCTCGGATGAAATTCGATGTTCGCTATTACCTGATCGCCATTCTTTTTATTTTGTTTGATCTGGAAACTGCTCTGTTGTTTCCATGGGCCATGACTCTGAAAGAGTTGGGCTTGTTTGGCTTTTTTATCGGCTTAGAAATTGTGACCATTCTGACGATTGGTTTTGTCTACATGTGGATCAAGGGCGCCCTGGATTGGGAGTAA